In the Triticum aestivum cultivar Chinese Spring chromosome 2B, IWGSC CS RefSeq v2.1, whole genome shotgun sequence genome, ATAGAAATAAAAAATGTGTACACGGATACAACTTTGCATCATCAAAATCTAGAGTTAGAAGACATTTACATATGATGAGGTTTCTCGATGGAAAAATACGCATATGATGCGCATGTAGCAGCAGACAATCTGGTTTCGGTGTGCATTAAAACATCTTCACAATAAAACTTCACTGAGAATACAAAGGCTACATTTACTGAATGTGCAATAGCAATTAACAAAGAATTAATCTGCATGAACAACGACAAGCCTGAAGCTCATAAATACTAGAGTTGTGCATGGATAGGCTCGACGGTGAGTGCACCGGGGGGGTGGAAGAACAGATAGGGCCTCCGGCGATGCCCGGAGCTGGCACGAGGCGCATCGGCCTTCTTCGACCGATGCTCCGTTGGCTTATGCCAGAAGTAGAACTTCCTGGCCTTCCAAACTAGTACTGGTGACAAGTACCAAAGAACAACATGGATCAGTATTTAGAAGGCATACAAGGGCTACACACTGCCGTGAGGTACCAAAAAACACAATAGTTTGTGCATCTTTTAACACAATGACATTTTATGGAACTGCTTCAGTAATACATCTATACTGTCCAGAACAACAAATTAACCAAAAAGTAAACTAATTTATGAAGGAAACAATTCCTGAAATTTGGTTTGAGCTTGGTTTGTTGAGATTTTTGAACTCGTGCAGCAGTAATACCTGAACTTGCATGACACACTCTTTATTCAGTTGAGAGCATCTCATATTTTGTAGAATATACTACATGTAAAGAGGAAGGGGGAAGACCAGACCTCGTCGTTGCATCGTTGAACGGCCTTGGCTGTCGGTAGTGAACGGACTATGGTGCCGGCGGTGAACGGCCTGTCCGCTGCGGGTGGGGGGATGTGGCACGGCCtgcagaagcaggaggtggtggCCTGCAGAAGGAAGAGGGTGCGACCTGACGGCGGAAGAGAACTGAAGAAATAAATATTGGGGCTTGCTCATATATCCACAAATTCAGACACGAAaactaaaagaaaataaaagaacagAAATAATAGAATGTTAAATTTTACATCTCAGTTTTTAGCATCACTTATATACCTTTTGTTTTTTCACTCCTATCTAATCTTCAACAATTTACTCAAACCATTCACACTCATATGGGCTTTCCATTCAAGACTTCCTGTCCTATCTTCTTCTAAACAATTTGAGAACTTGAACCACATTTTATTTTGGAAGCTGTACTGAAATCCTAGCACATATACTACTTTACAGCAAGTAGCTTAGAACAAAACATAATTGAAAGTTGCAAGCATTTGAATAGGAGGAAGTCCAACTCAGCTGCAAGCATAAGGTCAACCAGAGTATCAGAATAAGTACACTCAGCTGCAAGCATAAGGTCAACCAGAGCATCAGAATAAGTCCTACTGGGCTGCAAGCATAAGGTCAACCAGAACAATTGGGGGAAAACACCTTATGTTCAGAGAAATGCTCAGCACAAAATAGAATTCAGCGGTGATTTTTTTCGCTTTTCAGGCATTTTACCACAAACACCTTGCTGGCATAAAATCTCTATAGAGCATGTCAGCAGCAGGTTTATCGTTGGCCATCCCCATACTGTCCCTACTAATTCTCCCTTCCTACCCAACCAAATCACATCGAACTGCAGACGTGCAATGTTGACACCGAACTTAGATTTGTAGACTAGACAAGAAGTTTAGATTTGTAACAGCACACACACCAAACTTACATAATTTTTCttcaattttttcttcaactttTTTAGGTGGTTGCATCAGTACTAGTATGATTGGAAAAATATTTTAGATTTGTAGCAGCACACACATGAAACTTAGAGATTTATGGAAATGGACGAGTTCTGATTTTTCGAACTCCTCCAATGGTTGCACATGAACTGAGCAATATAGCTACTAAAGGTACATCATTTTGATTTGAAAAGCTACTTGACTGAAAATTGACATACACATCCAAAAGTTCAAAACTACAAGACCTGCCCCTATGTTTTTCTGCTACTACACTACCAAAACTTTTATTCAAAATGTCTCTAAACTTTAAACCTCAATCTTCCTTCAATTGTAATTTTCATTTCAAAAAAAGCATCCAAAAAGCAAAAGCACAAATTGTACAAAAGGTTTTAGACATCAAACCAGTAGAGAATTGAATAGGCATCCGGCAGCAACTTGCTAAACATAGCACGAGTCATATACATATGCATTTCAGCCGATGATGAAGCGAGCTAGCAATCATCCATCAATATGCTCCTTTTTGGCTCACTAAGCTTGACAGGGGAGGAGCTGTACTTGTCGCAACATCACTACTTGAACTGGTGTGAGTACCATACCTGGATGGATGGGGCAGAAGGGAGACGGTCGTGCGCTTCGCAAAGAGTAGGCAAGAGGAGGAGGCATCCACAGGACGTACTTGGAGCACCGTGCGCCGCCGGATGGTGGCTGGAGGAGCGTTGCGGCTGGGCGGTGTGGCAGTTCGGACGATGGCATCCGGGCTCGTCTGCCGGTGGTGCTGTGGAAGCCAAGTGGAGCAGGCCCACGGTGCATTTGAAGCCAAGTGGAGCATGCCGTCTCTAGCAATTTTCAAGCACAAGTTAGCTACAAATAAACGATGAACAGAGCAAAGCTAGTAGTCCAGTGCACTGAGACATTGTAGCAAACACTTGGCGTGCGtcaaaaaatgtgatttttttagATTAGTGAATTGTTGTTGTTTCTTTCATCGAGCTAGCACTGAAGAATTTCATGTCTTACCGATTGTTAAGGGAAACAAAACCAGAGACGATGTTGTTTGCCAGCGCATATGCAACACAATGACCTCGTCGGAGAAGTAGCACCGGTAGGATACAACAATTTCTGTCAAGGGACCGAGCTTGTGGGTGAGGACAGCAGGAGGGAGCGGCGGTACAGGGGTGGAGGAGCGGGAAGGTCAAGTACGAGGCAGCGAGCCGAGCACCTCGAAAGAGATGAGGGGGCTGGGAGGAACGACAGAAGGAGGGAGGCCTGCAGAGCTGACCTGAGATGCGATAGGAGCGGAGATGTGTTGTAGAGTCGAGGGCAGTGCTGGTCTCGCCGGACCGGAGGAGCGACGGTGGCGGGTGGGGATCGGAGGCACCGGGGAAGGGGCGCGCTGGGGCTAGGGGTCGCCGGGGATGCGGCGCGCCGGGGTTGTAGGTCACTGGGGATGCGGCGCACCTGGGTTGCGGGTCACTGGGAATACGACGTGCTGGCGCTAGGGAGGGGGCGGCTGCGGTGCACTAGGGGAGGGGCCNNNNNNNNNNNNNNNNNNNNNNNNNNNNNNNNNNNNNNNNNNNNNNNNNNNNNNNNNNNNNNNNNNNNNNNNNNNNNNNNNNNNNNNNNNNNNNNNNNNNNNNNNNNNNNNNNNNNNNNNNNNNNNNNNNNNNNNNNNNNNNNNNNNNNNNNNNNNNNNNNNNNNNNNNNNNNNNNNNNNNNNNNNNNNNNNNNNNNNNNNNNNNNNNNNNNNNNNNNNNNNNNNNNNNNNNNNNNNNNNNNNNNNNNNNNNNNNNNNNNNNNNNNNNNNNNNNNNNNNNNNNNNNNNNNNNNNNNNNNNNACTGGGCAGGGACCGACGGAGCTGCgcaggggagggggccggcggagGCGTGCTGGGGGAGGTGGTCAGCGATGGCGCCCGTGGTCGTGGCGACGGTGGGGGGATGGGGTTGGTGTATGTTAGTTTTAGATTAGTCCGATCGCTCCTATATAGAGCCGATAGTAACAGAATAGCTCTGTCCATATATATAaatattaaatatatatatatatatatatatatatatatatatatatatatgcaatgagcataccatcaagatattacaagtcactcggatgaggatctgacaaccacgtgcggatggttaatagaagaaagccagtatacaccgcagtgtgacaaaggattatgaggattgacgacatcaatgagctcaatacaagtacccgtgaacctggaaaatgatcctgatgagcccttgtcccctttttcctccaatgacggcaccacacgacggcaccacacctgtgatctgagctgtttctagctatccggcgtggatgccgatttttgtttctctcttcaatgactgtcacgagtctgagctgcttttcggccgtctcgtatagctattgagtttctttttgtgcCAGTGACCCTATAGCtactttttggctattttagggagctgccaccttcttcttatcgacccggtctcatgctctgagctgctttccggccgtcctgagccgtggttgagttatttcagtaatgtcccagatctgagttgtaaaaaccgttttggtggctactgatttatttgctgatttcttgcaagggtttcagatgatcatttcccaaggatcagaacttgagaggtgttgaacctaccatttaatgggttaccctgtcaaaaaaatgaggataaactacaattgctaaaaaattgcaccgacagtacctatggtcatactaagaagcaatatggcccagctctttcagccaaagatctagaccaagaaaacaataatgaaggagcaagaccagtgatgcaggAATGAAAATTGTTGCACGACCCCCATGGTGTAGATCCCCCGGACAGTCTAAGAcagtattgatccacatggatatgcctacagCATGAGTAATCAGCATAAGGAATAACAATCTGGAAGCATGAGTCCTCACTTATgtgaatcatcatggatagcctgtcGTGAACAAAGTTTGTCCgtcagaaccaccgtcagtcaagtctgcaAATATTATCATACAGGCCAAACCCTTTATGCTAGCCGCGACAGGAGGCAATCAAATATTCTGTACGGATCTGATACTCACGACAGTGGAAccggttaagatgattcagaaacttctgcgatgagtcagaatctgtcaggaaacggtTATGTTTTAACTCACCGTTAGGAACCCCAAAgaacctgcatttagtggagaaacccaatgcaatgagACAGAGCTTGAGTGTTCATTAAAAAGTtctgatcatcattacatgaaaggttgtcagtgccgggtggcacacccagcggaaatcacttttgAATTTGTAAGATGGACCTATATTCCAGTCGTGATAAtcaaatcacactcagctagtcGGCAGATCTAAAACGAAATTGGAGCCTGTGTAAacatgaacaagcaaggtaagatctgtcagaaggAGGATATAGTCAAtcaaaccaccccagggccagtcagataaaaatttaatgggaacaacaataaaggaaaaaggatacctgagttggaaacggtttccttaagtcagaatattcatactaGTTCCCCGAGcaagcaaatctcgaggacgagatttctttaagggggtaaggtttgtgacaacCTGATtattggccctttctttttcttttgtttttccgaggtttttgcctgagttttctttttccatggctttgtggtctggaaactgaagaagatgccctcttctttgtttccagagtggcttgtcattcccaaatacttccctagacctttccatttccaccttggaccaaatcccaatattctttttattgggaatattccttttcattaaaggaataactcaaattgccctaggttgtgaagcaacctatatttccatcactccaaaaattcccaaataattctcataatttttttgggtgatatcttgatcaaatatggcaaaacttttcattgccatgttcaaaaataaccctccaataattcatttcccattctgccctgaatggcactttgtgaaggaagtgtcatttatatttctcctattgactcccaacctttttgggaatgtttatatgtccaaataattgccccatgcacaagttcaaatttatttgcctagccaatcttcctcagtgatttttcaaagtttctgtcagacagaaggctttgtgaaggatgtactagctaggagtacccaaatgagttgaactttttcaCACTCCtaaatgtgctcatattaaccccttccacccatttTCAGACCTATACAATTATCTATGTGAGAACAGGAGCAAATCTTTTTTTCTGGCAAAaatttcaggttgtgaagcaagtatattttatattgcttcacaaatcatgataaattaccagatcattcttatacccataaaacatctatCCACCcgttttggcatcatttcattaatccatttgaccaccataattatttcaagtttctggacaaaaatgatgtttgtgaagcaagtgccattttggtttgtccatttggcatgagctttttacagcatcattaTATGACCAAATTATCAAgctttgcccaatttgagctcaagtggacactccatgtgagtgcatcttgctgatcttcatttctggaccaagtatgtagTTGTGAAGCAACTTCAGTAAATCTTGATCCATTTACCCTCccaacctccaggatcatagtccttcctatcctaaacaccccagacaacttgtttggcccatagcatatccctattgatcacattgagctggtaaagtttactgcagtaaacttcagagctcactaactATTTAACCAGAGACGTTTCCGCTTAGTTACCACCACATATCAAACCTACTTTGGATGGACTATCAGCTACACAATGTTTTAGGTGTTGTAGATCATTTAATGTGCCATGTCACATGGTGACCATGCAGCTGGCATGCCTGTTGGCGCACTCTATGTGAAGTGGCCGCGTCTAGAGCACTATTTGTGCTGGACCCCCACCTCCTCTCGTCGTCTTAGAGCACGTGATCATGTCCAGCATGTTCCCCGCATCGTCACCATTCTCctagacccctctccccctccgtcctctTCCTCACCGATGCTCGCCGACGAGCGCCCACGAGAGATCTGTAGCCGACCGTCTTAGTTCGCGCCGTGGTTTCTTCCTTCGCTTGTCCCTGAGCTCTACCTTGTCTCCGTGACACCTGAGCCTCATTTGTGTCCTCCCTCGTCGCCTTGCCACCCCTCTCCATGACCCTTGGTCACGCGTGCCCGTCGCCGGAGCACGGACACGTAGCCGCGGACTTGCCACGGCCTCCCCTCCTtgccccggctatatatagcccttcCCCGAGCCTTTCGAGCTCACCACCAGCCTCACACCACTCCATGGATCCCTCCCAGCCTCTCGCCCAAACTCCAGGAGCTCTCCTCTCCGCGTTTGgccgccatagccgccgtctcTGTCCTCCATGATTCCGGCGATGGCGAGCCACTTCCTCCGTTCTAGCACCACCAGAGGTCTCCACCACCACCCTAGAACCACCCCAGcgctcctcttccttctctggtGGCCTTTGGCCACGAGTCCACCCGAGCCCGAAGATCGCCGTCCGCCGCGGCTGGCCTCTCGCTCAGCCGAGCCCTTCCCTGCAGTTGCGCCTTGCCTGGACGGGTGCACCTCTCCGTCCTGAGCACTGCCTCGCCTCTGGTCCGAGCTCCACCGGAGGTGACCGGAGTCGCCGGGCCCGGTGCCGGCAGCGCCTCTGCCTCGCCTCTGTCCAGCACCCCgttgggaagaagaaggaaaggagaggggaggagagagaggaaggcGTTGACCCGCGCGTCAGCCACCCTGAAGCCGGCCCCGCCTCTGCCCCTTTTGACCCATCGCCGCCACGTCAGCGTAAGTGGAGACGTATTTCGTCAAATGCGCTTTCACTTTTTCTGTTCAGGCCCCTGGTTGAAAttattttcattacagatgggtccctggcagaaaaacttcCATATCTTTttaatcgtaactccaaatgaggtgaaaccaATGCTCACTTCTTCGTCTTGCCGAGCCCTTTCTGTTAgtgtcactttcattatgtttcggcatactgaaaatgaccattatgcccttgcccttattttgccccctccgagagagaatgtttttcggcgattctttccgcggcttcaccgcacttctccctggtgccttcttcatccccaggcaagccacagtaacattttcatggtgccacttcaatatttatgattttcatacttgaacttatgaatattgatgcatttaaattagttatataataaatatattctgttatatgcttgttatgttaaaatacTTAAATTTCAGAATGTTTGAAGTAAATGTTGTTGGCAAGATAAGGAGAACTTAGTTGTAagtgataaataaataatatggtcatagagtttgatGAGTAATTTAgatattatttttgcatgaggtaTAATGATGATAATGCTAGAAATAGTTCTGGTATAAGTAAAGAGAGGTTTAACCAGTATAGTAGCATGAGTTTTTGATGGCTCCGTAGGAGCGTGGTTGGTGCAGTCTTTGCACGGTTATGTGCTGCATATGTTAAGTGACGCATGGTATGGCAGTACgacaccggttattttcttttcacattaaagttgaacctgattaataattcaacttgaacatgttgttgaccgggtcgtggtgccgctaAAACGAGTCTTtctcagtgcaaccacatttgccggtatgggacggccttaatgcatttcattgtcgtgcctctggtcggtgcctcaatTTAGgaaaggttatgggcatgctgtaccctggcccggtaggcaagcataaccttgtgagcccgttgttaagttaattttggtaccggatcccagtgtggatcgtggccatgatggtggtcgaggtgtctagaggtagacacggggccacccaggactagcccggtgggatctgagtcggaagggccgggagagtgtcataaTAGTGAaatggttttgtcggaacgctgttgggtcacccgaatgggagtgcaaggccatgggttctatagtgtgggtacagtgtactaacctctgcagagtgtatattaatctatcgatagccgcgcccgcggataagggcccaggtcgagagaaggtcacaccatgagttaacagtaataagaataatgtgcgtAATAACAGTGAGATAGgttggttgtgatcgtcgtaacgatcacgggccatgtagtggtcgggttgttattgccgtaaggatcacggtttggggCCAAGTGTTGGTTGgtttgtgatcgccgtaaggatcatgatgGTATCGAGGATATCGAGTTGTGTATATTCGGGTGATgcccgaggttggtaagtgatgcatgtgttggttacgaggtagccgagaagaataagtggtgcatatagtgtcattatGGTGCATGCTtgtattgtcggattaatatgttcatgttgtgttagctgtatcatgtttatgttggtcatgccatgttgttctgatgatATCATTATAATtcatgtttaacctgtaattgccatgctgctgtttgtcttgaatgcttttgGTTAttttgagcttgcaagtacattcaatgtactgacctggcgtgtcatgccagtttgcaggtcatgccgtatttgattgcttgcttgtcgtggtttccattcgtgcgagctaggataagcgttccagccaaagtccctgcggagtggagttcaccaccgtcgtcgttgttccactgcttcgagttgttctgctgcttgcatagagcaactgaggatggcgcaGTGTCGCCGTatcgatgttattcattgtaatatcggagaccttgtattcatattcgtgtaataatagaaagctggtttgttctatgctaagcagtgtcgtattccagaagacttctccttgatctctaggTTGGAATAAggggtgttccggtttctctgagccggggtgccatagtaaccttttgtatccgcgagatcccatcttggagccttcatcggcgctccgccggagggggaatcgaccacggagggcttctacatcaacaccatagccccaccgatgagttgtgagtagtttaccacagaccttcgggtccatagttattagccagatggcttcttctctctttttagatctcaatacactgttctccccctctcttgtggagatctattcgatgtaaactctttttgcggtgtgtttgtcgagatccgatgaattgtgggtttatgatcaagtttgtctatgagaaatatttaaatctcctctgaattcttttatgtatgattgagttatctttgcaagtctcttcgaattatcagtttggtttggcctactagattgatctttctttccatgggagaagtgcttagctttgggttcaatcttcaccccccctctagtcgataactagccccttcagcgatagcatccgcaagactactagttctatgaagaatagaaccacccatggaaggtaaagcacaggcacaagtaaagaaatcttgaataacaccttttccaatgatgttaccactaccaattcgaaactttttagtatgcaagatagggggttctttagccggagcctcagaattttccatgttatcattattgtccatatcgacgataatctccccaatttcagacataacggcaaacaaaagcaaggaGCAAGAAAgtaagcgaaagagagaggaggagatttggaaagagagggaaaataaaacggcaagggtgaagtgagggagaggaaaacgagaggcaaatggcaaataatgtaaatgcgagggagatgagtttgtgatgggtacttggtatgtcttgacttcagcaaagacctccccggcaacggcgctagaaatccttcttgctacgtcttgagcttgcgttggttttccttgaagaggaaagcatgatgcagcaatagtagcgttagtatttccctcggtttttgagaaccaaggtatcaatccagtaggaggctcctcaaaagtcccacgcacctacacaaataaacaaagaactcacaaccaacgcaataaaggggttgtcaatcccttcacggccacttgcgaaagtgagatctgatagagatagtatgataagataaatatatttttggtattttataatatagatgcaaaaagtaaagatgcaaataaaactagattgaaagcttatatgataaaagatagacccgggggccataggtttcattagtcgcttctctcaaga is a window encoding:
- the LOC123039281 gene encoding uncharacterized protein translates to MDKATQTPRRTLPSPLFLPLAASFFLTHCRAINAMVLLVRMLPIVPAGWDLSSSAFAVRHVDYAAGLRPGGHHIDRIDAIFFLGSLGFLTPQRAPSPVPPIPTRHRRSSGPARPALPSTLQHISAPIASQRRHAPLGFKCTVGLLHLASTAPPADEPGCHRPNCHTAQPQRSSSHHPAAHGAPSTSCGCLLLLPTLCEAHDRLPSAPSIQFSSAVRSHPLPSAGHHLLLLQAVPHPPTRSGQAVHRRHHSPFTTDSQGRSTMQRRVLVWKARKFYFWHKPTEHRSKKADAPRASSGHRRRPYLFFHPPGALTVEPIHAQL